Proteins encoded together in one Quercus lobata isolate SW786 chromosome 3, ValleyOak3.0 Primary Assembly, whole genome shotgun sequence window:
- the LOC115979985 gene encoding acyltransferase-like protein At1g54570, chloroplastic: protein MASVIGFRVLPFFVSNSENKYKSRVQVRSLGDADAKLLPSDSVVVNGTSIGGERGKGGTSINQGNGHLRSKVEEKRRGKDEALETLKPLWNDGYGTETVRDFFDMAKDIVKHDGRPPRWFCPVSCGRPLKDSPILLFLPGMDGTGLGLVLHHKALGKAFEVWCLHIPVHDRTPFEGLVKLVEETVRFKHALSPHKPIYLVGDSFGGCLALAVASRNPAIDLVLILSNPATSFGRSQLQPLFPILAAMPDGLHSAVPYLLSSIMGDPVKMAAVNIESSFPPGQRFERLSHSLTGLLPYLSGFDDIIPRDTLLWKLKLLKSAAAYANSRLHAVKAEVLVLASGKDNMLPSRDEAERLKNSLQDCVVRHFKDNGHTLLLEDGIGLMTVIKGTSKFRCSRRHSYALDFLPPSMTELNYFCDQMIGLFRVGTDPILFSTLEDGKIMKGLAGVPSEGPVLLVGNHMFMGLELPSLAEGFLREKNIMIRGLAHPMLFSRMFESSSSEFSITDWVKVFGAVPVTGSNFFKLLSTKSHVLLYPGGSREALHYKGEEYKLFWPDQQEFVRMAARFGATIVPFGAVGEDDVAEMLLDYNDLIKIPVVNGLIREAISHNTLKVRDETKGEVANPNLFYPLMVPKIPGRFYYLFGKPIKTKGREDVLKDKQVANQLYLQIKAEVERNMAFLIEKREEDPYRNIVDRTLYKAMYAPTEVPAFET, encoded by the exons CTTTTTTGTTTCGAATTCTGAGAATAAGTATAAGAGTAGGGTGCAAGTGAGGAGTTTAGGTGATGCTGATGCTAAATTGTTACCCTCAGACTCAGTTGTGGTGAATGGAACTTCTATAGGTGGGGAGAGAGGGAAAGGTGGGACTTCAATTAATCAAGGAAATGGGCATTTAAGGTCTAAAGttgaggagaagaggagaggaAAGGATGAAGCTTTGGAAACTTTGAAGCCTTTGTGGAATGATGGATATGGGACTGAGACTGTCAGAGATTTCTTTGATATGGCCAAAGACATTGTTAAGCATGATGGCAGGCCCCCACGATGGTTTTGCCCCGTTTCTTGTGGACGCCCTTTGAAGGATTCTCcaattcttctctttttgcCAG GGATGGATGGTACTGGTTTAGGACTTGTTCTGCACCATAAAGCTCTTGGGAA GGCTTTTGAGGTCTGGTGCCTTCATATCCCTGTTCACGATCGTACACCATTTGAAG GGCTGGTAAAACTTGTAGAAGAAACTGTCAGGTTCAAACATGCTTTATCTCCACATAAGCCAATTTATTTGGTTGGGGATTCCTTTGGAGGATGCCTAGCACTTGCTGTTGCTTCTCGTAATCCTGCCATTGACCTAGTTCTGATATTATCAAATCCAG CAACATCATTTGGCAGGTCTCAGCTGCAACCATTGTTTCCTATCTTGGCGGCTATGCCTGATGGACTCCATAGCGCAGTTCCCTATCTTCTTAGCTCTATCATGG GTGATCCAGTGAAGATGGCTGCAGTCAATATTGAAAGCAGTTTTCCTCCTGGGCAAAGATTTGAAAGGCTGTCTCACAGCCTCACTGGGCTGTTACCATATCTTTCT GGTTTTGATGATATTATACCAAGGGACACTCTTCTTTGGAAGCTGAAGCTGCTTAAATCAGCTGCTGCTTATGCCAATTCCCGTCTCCATGCTGTTAAAGCTGAAGTTCTTGTCTTGGCTAG TGGCAAGGATAACATGCTTCCTAGTAGAGATGAAGCCGAACGACTTAAGAACTCATTACAAGATTGTGTTGTTCGTCACTTCAAGGACAATGGGCATACCCTTTTATTG GAAGATGGAATTGGTTTGATGACAGTTATTAAGGGTACTAGCAAATTTCGTTGTTCAAGGAGGCATTCTTATGCCTTGGATTTTCTTCCTCCTAGTATGACAGAACTCAACTATTTCTGTGATCAAATGATCGG GTTGTTTCGCGTTGGTACTGATCCGATACTGTTCTCAACTTTGGAAGATGGAAAGATAATGAAAGGTCTTGCAGGCGTTCCAAGTGAAGGTCCTGTGTTATTAGTTGGTAATCACATGTTTATGGGACTGGAACTCCCTTCACTTGCTGAAGGATTCTTAAGGGAGAAGAACATTATGATTCGTGGCTTAGCGCATCCCATGTTGTTTTCGAGGATGTTTGAGAGTTCATCTTCTGAATTTTCTATAACTGATTGGGTGAAAGTGTTTGGTGCAGTACCTGTTACTGGAAgcaattttttcaaattactttCAACAAAATCACATGTGCTTCTTTATCCTGGTGGGTCACGTGAGGCTCTGCATTACAAG GGAGAAGAATACAAGTTATTTTGGCCCGACCAGCAGGAATTTGTGAGAATGGCAGCACGGTTTGGGGCCACAATTGTACCATTTGGAGCTGTGGGAGAAGATGATGTAGCAGAA ATGCTTCTTGATTACAACGATCTAATTAAGATCCCGGTGGTTAATGGATTAATCAGAGAAGCTATCAGCCATAATACGTTGAAAGTGAG GGATGAGACAAAGGGAGAGGTTGCCAACCCAAACCTCTTTTATCCATTGATGGTACCTAAGATACCTGGCCGCTTCTATTATTTGTTCGGGAAGCCCATAAAAACAAAGGGAAGGGAAGATGTTCTGAAGGACAAGCAAGTTGCAAACCAATTGTACTTGCAGATAAAAGCTGAGGTTGAACGCAATATGGCATTCTTGATTGAGAAGCGGGAGGAGGATCCTTACAGGAATATTGTTGATAGAACATTGTATAAAGCAATGTATGCTCCAACTGAAGTTCCAGCATTTGAGACCTAA